In Myxocyprinus asiaticus isolate MX2 ecotype Aquarium Trade chromosome 8, UBuf_Myxa_2, whole genome shotgun sequence, a single genomic region encodes these proteins:
- the LOC127445450 gene encoding ankyrin repeat and SOCS box protein 5-like isoform X3: MAYVYQWLDVPWGDGDLGSWADRSPLHEAACQGRLLALKTLLSQGYNANIITIDHVTPLHEACLGDHVACARALIEAGANVNATTIDGVIPLFNACSAGSVTCTEVLLEHGAKPQAEACQPSPIHEASSKGRAACVEALIAWGADVDYDIPHLGTPLYIACMSQELQCTQKLLDGGANVQKGRFLDTPLHAAAQKDCPEIIRVLLEFGANINTRNLELQRPVETAPPSSTAEGMLLLYEATPRSLCQLCRLSIRNYMGRSRLHLIPHLKLPTLLKSFLQYR, encoded by the exons GTTCATGGGCAGATCGTTCTCCACTCCATGAAGCTGCGTGTCAGGGGCGGCTACTGGCCCTTAAGACCCTTCTGTCACAG GGTTACAATGCAAATATCATCACCATTGATCATGTGACTCCACTTCACGAAGCTTGTCTCGGAGATCATGTGGCCTGTGCCAGGGCTCTCATTGAGGCTGGTGCCAAT GTAAATGCCACGACCATTGATGGTGTGATCCCGCTGTTTAACGCCTGCTCGGCAGGTAGTGTCACCTGCACAGAGGTGCTGTTAGAACATGGAGCAAAACCACAGGCAGAAGCGTGCCAACCTTCACCCATTCATGAGGCCTCCAGCAAAG gcAGGGCAGCATGTGTAGAGGCTCTCATTGCATGGGGAGCAGATGTAGATTATGACATCCCGCATCTAGGAACACCACTTTACATTGCCTGTATGTCCCAGGAACTCCAGTGTACACAGAAACTTCTGGATGGAG GAGCCAATGTGCAGAAGGGACGTTTCTTGGACACGCCCCTGCATGCTGCAGCACAGAAGGATTGTCCAGAAATCATCAGAGTTCTGCTAGAATTCGGTGCTAATATTAACACTCGCAACCTGGAACTACAGAGGCCAGTGGAGACTGCGCCACCAAGCAGCACAGCAGAAGGCATGCTCCTGCTTTATGAGG CCACACCAAGGTCTTTATGTCAGCTGTGTAGACTGAGTATCCGAAACTACATGGGCCGATCCAGACTACACCTGATCCCTCACCTCAAACTGCCTACACTGCTCAAGAGTTTTCTCCAGTACAGATAG